In the genome of Pseudomonas sp. LBUM920, one region contains:
- a CDS encoding sulfite exporter TauE/SafE family protein, translating to MTIYPVMVGVGVMAGFMSGLFGIGGGIIVTPLLVLIYPILSGQKLPIEVVTGLSSAQGFFSSLVSFALHRIKFQPDWRVIRSFAVPMAVANFFASLHADAFSENFILFVFGLLGLMSLLVTYLFRKPVALLCNHQSLSLPLIGLVLGVLCGLVGQGGGFIYLPVLISLFGLQIKQAISTSALIGIIGASGALFGRVGSTMDFLGYTGELVLGILVGGLLGAMLSHRLDSRHLKQALNAFVLLCSLQLMLRVLI from the coding sequence ATGACAATCTACCCGGTTATGGTCGGTGTGGGCGTGATGGCGGGTTTCATGTCAGGCCTGTTCGGTATTGGTGGGGGCATCATCGTGACGCCCCTGTTGGTGCTGATTTACCCGATATTGTCCGGTCAGAAACTGCCAATTGAAGTCGTGACGGGGTTGTCCTCTGCACAGGGCTTCTTTTCGTCCCTCGTGTCGTTCGCGTTGCACCGCATCAAGTTTCAGCCGGATTGGCGAGTGATCAGAAGCTTTGCCGTTCCGATGGCTGTCGCCAACTTTTTTGCCTCGCTCCATGCTGATGCCTTCAGCGAAAACTTCATCCTGTTCGTCTTCGGCCTGCTGGGGTTGATGTCGTTGTTGGTCACGTACCTGTTCCGTAAACCGGTGGCCCTGCTGTGCAACCATCAATCGCTGTCGTTGCCACTGATAGGGCTGGTGCTTGGCGTACTGTGCGGGCTGGTTGGACAGGGCGGCGGGTTCATCTACCTGCCTGTACTGATCAGCTTGTTTGGTCTGCAGATAAAGCAGGCCATTTCGACCTCGGCGCTGATCGGCATCATCGGAGCAAGTGGAGCGTTATTCGGCAGAGTGGGCTCAACCATGGATTTTCTCGGCTACACCGGTGAGTTGGTACTGGGGATATTGGTGGGGGGATTGCTCGGCGCCATGCTTTCTCATCGGCTGGATTCGAGGCATTTGAAGCAAGCGCTGAATGCTTTCGTTTTGCTGTGCTCGCTCCAGCTCATGCTGCGCGTGCTTATTTGA
- the msrA gene encoding peptide-methionine (S)-S-oxide reductase MsrA produces MTNQTETAILAGGCFWGMQDLLRRYPGVLSTRVGYTGGDVPNATYRNHGNHAEAIEIVFDPAVITYRQILEFFFQIHDPSTPNRQGNDLGPSYRSAIYYLSEQQRDIAEDTAADVDASTLWPGRVVTEIEPAGPFWEAEPEHQDYLERIPNGYTCHFIRPNWKLPKRA; encoded by the coding sequence ATGACCAACCAAACCGAAACCGCGATCCTCGCCGGCGGCTGCTTCTGGGGCATGCAGGACCTGTTGCGGCGCTACCCCGGCGTCCTCAGCACGCGAGTCGGCTACACCGGCGGCGATGTGCCGAACGCCACTTATCGCAACCACGGCAATCATGCTGAAGCGATTGAGATCGTGTTTGATCCTGCGGTGATCACGTACCGGCAGATTCTCGAGTTCTTTTTCCAGATCCACGACCCCAGCACGCCTAACCGCCAGGGCAATGACCTTGGGCCAAGCTATCGTTCAGCGATTTACTACCTGAGCGAACAGCAACGCGACATCGCCGAAGACACTGCTGCCGACGTGGATGCCTCCACGTTGTGGCCAGGCCGTGTGGTGACTGAAATAGAACCCGCAGGGCCGTTTTGGGAAGCGGAGCCGGAGCATCAGGATTATCTGGAGCGCATACCCAATGGCTACACCTGCCACTTCATCCGGCCGAACTGGAAGTTGCCCAAGCGCGCCTGA
- a CDS encoding DUF6124 family protein: MFKVTPNPPNEPDLKLNQAAHRAIDRYLSPEADSPSPPGLFSVAADASNETLITNSYETFSSVTALLLDLSEDLTGKQRDVALAIHQLSELGVLLMDRLMEREAAVAGR, from the coding sequence ATGTTCAAAGTCACACCCAACCCTCCGAACGAGCCGGACCTGAAGCTGAACCAGGCGGCGCATCGCGCGATTGATCGCTATCTCAGCCCGGAAGCTGACTCACCATCGCCGCCGGGCCTGTTCAGCGTTGCCGCCGACGCCAGCAACGAAACCCTGATCACCAACAGCTACGAAACCTTTTCCTCGGTAACCGCCTTGCTGCTTGACCTGTCGGAGGACCTGACCGGGAAACAGCGCGACGTGGCGCTGGCGATTCACCAATTGAGTGAGTTGGGGGTTTTGTTGATGGACAGGCTGATGGAGCGGGAGGCTGCTGTAGCGGGTCGCTGA
- a CDS encoding LysR family transcriptional regulator, protein MLSRITQRQLEYFVASGEAGSISAAAERIHVSSPSISAAITHMEAELGIQLFIRHHAQGISLTAVGRQVMQEAKLILEQMTNLYTIASESLNSVRGPLRVGCLESLAPMITPELVFGFGRAFPGVRLTQAEGNHEELLEKLRSGELDIALTYDLVTSPDIDFQALAHLPPYVMVGEYHPLASSPAVSMQDLEAYPVVLLDTPWSRDYFLSLFMQAGTTPNIIMRSTNLETVRAMVGNGIGYSFANARPKSNVSQDGKRVIRLRLAGSHRPMRLGYATASNTQLSRVVSAFAERCRMFVSDQYIPGMAPPSFFDPHAVRVLSGVS, encoded by the coding sequence ATGCTCAGTCGTATTACTCAGCGTCAACTGGAGTATTTCGTGGCGTCGGGAGAGGCGGGCAGCATCAGTGCTGCGGCTGAACGCATTCATGTGTCGTCGCCGTCGATCTCGGCCGCCATCACCCATATGGAAGCCGAGCTGGGCATCCAGCTGTTTATCCGCCATCACGCCCAGGGCATTTCGCTCACGGCAGTGGGGCGCCAGGTGATGCAGGAAGCCAAGCTGATTCTGGAGCAGATGACCAACCTCTACACCATCGCCTCGGAGTCGTTGAACTCTGTGCGCGGGCCGTTGCGAGTGGGTTGCCTGGAGTCGCTGGCGCCGATGATCACCCCCGAACTGGTGTTTGGTTTTGGCCGCGCATTCCCCGGCGTGCGGCTGACCCAGGCCGAAGGCAACCACGAGGAATTGCTGGAAAAACTGCGCAGCGGCGAGCTGGATATCGCCCTGACCTACGACCTGGTGACCAGCCCCGATATCGACTTCCAAGCCCTGGCGCACCTGCCGCCGTATGTGATGGTTGGCGAATATCACCCGCTGGCGAGCTCTCCTGCGGTGAGCATGCAAGACCTTGAGGCTTACCCGGTGGTGCTGCTCGACACGCCCTGGAGCCGCGACTATTTCCTCAGCCTGTTCATGCAGGCGGGCACCACGCCCAACATCATCATGCGTTCCACCAACCTCGAAACGGTGCGCGCGATGGTCGGCAATGGCATTGGCTATTCCTTCGCGAATGCGCGGCCCAAATCCAATGTGTCCCAGGATGGCAAGCGCGTGATTCGCCTGCGCCTGGCGGGCTCGCACCGGCCGATGCGGCTGGGCTACGCCACGGCGAGCAACACTCAGCTGTCGCGTGTGGTGTCGGCGTTCGCCGAGCGCTGCCGCATGTTTGTGTCCGACCAGTACATCCCCGGCATGGCACCGCCGAGCTTTTTTGACCCGCATGCGGTGCGGGTCTTGAGTGGTGTGAGCTGA
- a CDS encoding GNAT family N-acetyltransferase, whose product MPITRDQNTPVKLVLAQPGDVDDLVAIRIEAMRDSLERVGRFDPVRARERFVSGFEAHSTRYIEVAGDRVGFVVVKHEPDQLVLDHLYVRPSAQGAGVGAAVLAQVFKEADAAALPIKVGALKESASNRFYTRHGFQFVESSEFDNYYVRQHLTTRGVTGPSGEMM is encoded by the coding sequence ATGCCCATTACACGCGATCAAAACACCCCAGTGAAGTTAGTCCTCGCTCAACCCGGCGACGTGGACGATTTGGTTGCCATTCGAATCGAGGCGATGCGCGACAGTCTGGAGCGTGTCGGGCGATTTGATCCGGTGCGGGCGCGTGAGCGGTTCGTCAGCGGCTTCGAAGCCCACAGCACCCGTTACATTGAGGTCGCTGGAGACCGGGTCGGCTTTGTCGTGGTCAAGCACGAGCCCGATCAACTCGTGCTCGACCACCTGTACGTGAGGCCGAGTGCGCAAGGGGCAGGGGTAGGTGCTGCGGTGCTTGCTCAGGTTTTCAAAGAAGCGGATGCCGCTGCACTGCCGATCAAAGTAGGTGCTCTCAAAGAAAGCGCCTCGAACCGGTTTTATACCCGCCATGGTTTCCAATTCGTCGAAAGCAGTGAGTTCGACAATTATTACGTCCGTCAGCACCTTACGACGCGCGGCGTAACTGGCCCGTCGGGTGAAATGATGTGA
- the selD gene encoding selenide, water dikinase SelD, with protein sequence MSMFCQIMDKSESGGCGCKIPSSVLTKILSQTAAANTVSDDKVVLGFESSDDCAVYDAGEKYLLFTTDFFSPIVNDPYVFGQLAASNAVSDIFASGGSPLIANSIMAFDPELVSAEQVTQMILGAQSVMNKFNVSIVGGHTIKNSQPLYGFSIIGEVEKHRLKKNNTAKAGDWLVMTRPIGVGILANALKTGVIEQEDIAASTLAQITGDNAFGRTLSESPEVSSLTDITGFGLIGHISEMVGLGQLDVDLDTSGLVFYDGTESLAVAVTSADSGIFSNIKKYAQHVEYLADIPLARKFLLHDPQTNGGLLFTVSAQGFETNRRTWQALCPDLIVIGRMTQGTGKIKVC encoded by the coding sequence ATGTCGATGTTTTGTCAGATTATGGATAAATCTGAGAGTGGTGGGTGCGGGTGCAAGATCCCATCCAGCGTGTTAACGAAGATTCTGTCGCAAACTGCAGCGGCCAATACGGTCTCGGATGACAAAGTGGTATTGGGCTTTGAGTCTTCTGACGACTGCGCCGTCTATGACGCAGGTGAAAAATACCTTTTATTCACCACCGACTTTTTCTCCCCGATAGTCAACGACCCTTATGTCTTCGGCCAATTGGCAGCCAGCAATGCTGTGAGCGATATCTTTGCTTCAGGCGGAAGTCCACTGATTGCCAACTCGATCATGGCGTTCGACCCGGAACTGGTGTCGGCCGAACAAGTAACGCAGATGATCCTGGGCGCCCAGTCGGTGATGAACAAGTTCAACGTCAGCATCGTCGGTGGCCACACGATCAAGAACAGCCAGCCCTTGTACGGCTTCTCGATCATTGGTGAGGTGGAAAAGCACCGCTTGAAGAAAAACAACACGGCCAAGGCCGGTGATTGGCTGGTCATGACGCGTCCGATTGGTGTCGGCATCCTCGCCAATGCCCTGAAGACCGGCGTGATTGAACAAGAGGACATTGCTGCGTCGACGCTTGCCCAGATCACCGGCGACAACGCGTTTGGGCGCACGCTGAGCGAAAGCCCTGAAGTCAGCAGTTTGACTGACATCACCGGGTTCGGCCTGATCGGCCATATCAGTGAGATGGTCGGGCTGGGGCAACTGGATGTTGACCTCGATACAAGCGGTCTGGTTTTTTATGACGGTACAGAGTCATTGGCAGTGGCGGTGACGTCGGCTGACAGCGGTATTTTTTCTAACATTAAAAAGTACGCGCAGCACGTGGAGTACCTGGCTGATATTCCCTTGGCTAGAAAGTTTCTGTTGCATGACCCGCAAACGAATGGCGGGTTGCTGTTCACTGTGAGTGCCCAAGGGTTTGAAACGAACCGTCGGACGTGGCAGGCGCTTTGCCCTGATCTGATTGTTATCGGTCGGATGACGCAAGGGACCGGCAAGATCAAGGTCTGCTGA
- a CDS encoding NAD(P)/FAD-dependent oxidoreductase — MSVETINTLVVGAGQAGVAMSEHLSLMGVPHLVLERSRIAERWRSERWDSLVANGPAWHDRFPGLKFEGISPEAFPPKERMADYFEAYVEKLQAPVRTGVEVQRVERHVGRPGFKVTTSAGIIEAANVVAATGPFQRPSIPTIVPATAPVHQLHSSTYKNPAQLPEGAVLVVGAGASGSQIAEELQKAGKTVYLSVGEHYRPPRAYRGRDYCWWLGALGLWDEVKIQPKKKHVAFAVSGYEGGKTVDFRRLAHQGIHLVGVTREWNEGVMTFEPGLADNVAEGDRAYFDVLRDADAYIEANGLPFPLEPDAWKLLPDPECLVNPTLSLDLAEAGVTTVLWATGFKFDFSWLKVDAFDEKGEPFHKRGISAQSGIYFLGLPNLVNRASSFIYGVWHDAKYVADHIVLQNEYMSYTKP, encoded by the coding sequence ATGTCAGTGGAAACAATCAACACCCTGGTAGTGGGCGCAGGCCAGGCCGGCGTCGCCATGAGCGAGCACCTTTCCCTGATGGGTGTGCCGCACTTGGTGCTGGAGCGCAGCCGCATCGCCGAACGCTGGCGCTCGGAGCGCTGGGACTCGCTGGTCGCCAACGGCCCGGCCTGGCACGACCGCTTTCCCGGGCTGAAATTCGAGGGCATTTCCCCCGAAGCCTTCCCGCCGAAAGAGCGCATGGCCGACTACTTCGAAGCCTACGTCGAGAAGTTACAGGCCCCCGTGCGCACCGGCGTGGAAGTCCAACGCGTGGAACGCCACGTGGGCCGCCCCGGCTTCAAAGTCACCACCTCCGCGGGCATCATCGAAGCCGCGAATGTGGTGGCGGCCACCGGCCCGTTCCAGCGCCCATCGATCCCCACCATCGTCCCGGCCACCGCGCCCGTGCACCAACTGCACTCCTCCACCTACAAGAACCCCGCGCAATTGCCCGAGGGCGCCGTGCTGGTGGTAGGCGCCGGCGCGTCCGGCTCGCAAATCGCCGAAGAACTGCAAAAGGCCGGCAAAACCGTGTACCTCTCGGTGGGCGAACACTACCGCCCGCCCCGCGCCTACCGCGGCCGCGACTACTGCTGGTGGCTCGGCGCGCTGGGCCTGTGGGACGAAGTCAAAATTCAGCCGAAGAAAAAGCACGTGGCCTTTGCCGTCAGCGGCTATGAAGGCGGCAAGACCGTGGACTTCCGCCGCCTGGCGCACCAGGGCATCCACCTGGTCGGCGTCACGCGCGAGTGGAACGAGGGCGTCATGACTTTCGAACCGGGCCTGGCCGACAACGTGGCCGAAGGTGACCGCGCCTACTTTGATGTACTGCGCGACGCCGACGCCTACATCGAGGCCAACGGGTTGCCATTCCCATTGGAGCCCGACGCCTGGAAATTGCTGCCCGACCCGGAATGCCTGGTTAACCCGACCCTCAGCCTGGACCTGGCCGAGGCAGGCGTGACCACTGTCCTTTGGGCGACTGGTTTTAAATTCGATTTCAGCTGGTTGAAAGTCGATGCGTTTGACGAAAAAGGCGAGCCATTCCACAAGCGCGGCATCTCGGCGCAAAGCGGGATTTACTTCCTCGGCCTGCCGAATCTGGTGAACCGCGCGTCGTCGTTTATCTACGGGGTTTGGCACGACGCGAAGTACGTGGCCGACCATATTGTTTTGCAGAATGAGTACATGTCCTACACCAAGCCCTGA
- a CDS encoding type II 3-dehydroquinate dehydratase gives MSHRVFFLNGPNANLYGLDKNGTYGSESFASIEARCERHAAELGLTLDFRQSNHEGVLVDWIQEARSNANAIVINAAGLTYSSVPILDALLAFDGPIIEAHMSNIWKRESFRHHSYVSKAATGVIAGLGALGYELALTAVATLLKTQ, from the coding sequence ATGTCCCACCGCGTGTTTTTCCTCAATGGCCCTAACGCCAACCTGTACGGCCTCGACAAAAACGGCACCTATGGCAGCGAAAGTTTCGCCAGTATCGAAGCGCGCTGCGAACGCCACGCCGCTGAGCTGGGCCTGACCCTGGACTTTCGCCAGAGCAACCACGAAGGCGTGTTGGTGGACTGGATTCAAGAGGCGCGGTCGAACGCCAACGCCATCGTGATCAACGCCGCCGGGCTCACCTACAGCTCGGTACCGATCCTCGACGCGCTGCTGGCCTTCGACGGCCCGATCATCGAAGCGCACATGAGCAACATCTGGAAGCGTGAGAGCTTTCGGCATCACTCCTACGTGTCCAAGGCGGCTACCGGCGTCATCGCAGGGCTTGGGGCGCTGGGTTATGAGCTGGCGCTTACGGCGGTGGCCACGTTGTTGAAAACCCAATGA
- a CDS encoding GNAT family N-acetyltransferase: MIRHASPADARAIAQVHISSWQDAYRELMPADYLGALSSTLARRESFWMASIESGESKVWVAQVNKQVVGWVSVGASRDEDAAAQNVGEVMAIYVVAEHWHTGVGLALWNAGLQYLAEQGFEQLTLWVLARNERAIRFYRRAGCVEEAGSERTLERGGVQLVEVRYRLPCIRLS; encoded by the coding sequence ATGATTCGTCACGCCTCACCCGCAGACGCCAGGGCGATTGCCCAGGTGCACATCAGCAGTTGGCAAGACGCCTATCGCGAGCTGATGCCCGCCGACTACTTGGGTGCGTTGAGTTCGACCTTGGCCAGGCGCGAGTCATTTTGGATGGCCTCGATTGAATCGGGCGAATCAAAAGTCTGGGTGGCGCAGGTGAACAAGCAGGTAGTCGGCTGGGTGTCCGTCGGCGCCAGCCGTGATGAAGATGCTGCTGCGCAGAACGTAGGTGAAGTGATGGCCATCTACGTTGTCGCCGAGCACTGGCACACGGGCGTCGGGCTGGCGTTGTGGAACGCGGGCTTACAGTATTTGGCTGAACAGGGGTTTGAACAGTTAACGCTGTGGGTGTTGGCCCGTAATGAACGAGCTATCCGCTTTTATCGCCGGGCAGGCTGTGTTGAGGAGGCGGGCAGTGAGCGCACGCTTGAGAGGGGCGGTGTGCAGCTGGTCGAGGTGAGGTATCGGTTGCCGTGTATTCGGTTGAGCTAG
- a CDS encoding amino acid ABC transporter permease/ATP-binding protein, producing MTFDWHYMFGLLADPEFWRATWTVIKLSTLTWVLSIALGFLLALAKQSKHGLLSVPARGYIWLFRSLPLLVLLIFIYNLPQALPGTSAVLADPFWSGLLALVICETAYVAEIHRGGLLSIPKGQGEAARALGLRFFGTQWRVVIPQALRVALPSLANEYISIVKLTSLVSVISLTEILMVGQRLYSQNFLVIETMAAVAFFYVFIVTVFDFLLKRLERFLDVNQRNVSRVPDAAVLALATQQRTAPARPANTGVAALQAARLHKAYNDIEVLGSVNLQVQPGEVVSVIGPSGSGKTTLIRLLNGLEQLDNGEIHINGLPFIHLHKAGAQKPQFIEHAEHRLNIGMVFQSFNLFPHLSVLDNLLMAPKYHRLGRTDELKQQAYALLHKVGMLDHAWKYPHQLSGGQQQRVAIARALMMRPQIMLFDEPTSALDPEKVNEVLQVIEALAGEGITMVIVTHEMNFAFKVSDRIVFMEKGRVVCDDTPQALRSGHNPRVEAFLKDVSLA from the coding sequence ATGACATTCGACTGGCACTACATGTTTGGTTTGCTCGCCGATCCCGAGTTCTGGCGGGCGACGTGGACGGTAATCAAGCTCAGCACCCTGACCTGGGTCCTGAGCATCGCCCTGGGCTTTCTGCTGGCGCTGGCCAAACAATCCAAACATGGGCTGCTCAGCGTCCCGGCCCGTGGCTATATCTGGTTGTTCCGCAGCCTGCCGCTGCTGGTGCTGCTGATCTTTATCTACAACCTGCCCCAGGCGCTGCCCGGCACCTCGGCCGTGCTGGCCGACCCGTTCTGGTCCGGCCTGCTGGCGTTGGTGATCTGCGAGACGGCGTACGTGGCCGAAATCCACCGTGGTGGTTTGCTCTCGATTCCCAAAGGCCAGGGTGAAGCGGCGCGGGCGTTGGGCTTGAGGTTCTTTGGCACCCAGTGGCGCGTGGTGATTCCCCAGGCGTTGCGCGTGGCCCTGCCGTCGCTGGCCAACGAGTACATCTCCATCGTCAAGCTCACCTCGCTGGTGTCGGTGATCTCGCTGACCGAGATTTTGATGGTCGGCCAACGCCTGTATTCGCAGAACTTCCTGGTGATCGAAACCATGGCGGCGGTGGCGTTTTTCTACGTGTTTATCGTCACCGTGTTCGACTTTCTGCTCAAACGCCTGGAGCGCTTTCTCGACGTCAACCAACGCAATGTGTCCCGCGTTCCGGATGCCGCAGTGCTGGCCCTGGCCACCCAACAACGCACGGCGCCGGCGCGCCCGGCCAACACCGGCGTCGCCGCGCTGCAAGCTGCCCGGTTGCATAAGGCTTACAACGACATTGAAGTGCTGGGCTCGGTCAACCTGCAGGTGCAGCCGGGTGAAGTGGTGTCGGTGATCGGGCCGTCCGGGTCGGGTAAAACCACGCTGATACGCCTGCTCAACGGCCTGGAGCAACTGGACAACGGCGAGATTCATATCAACGGCCTGCCGTTCATTCATTTGCATAAGGCCGGCGCGCAGAAACCTCAATTTATTGAGCACGCCGAGCACCGCCTGAACATCGGCATGGTGTTCCAGAGCTTCAACCTGTTCCCGCACTTGAGCGTGCTCGACAACCTGCTGATGGCGCCGAAATACCATCGCCTGGGGCGCACCGATGAGCTCAAGCAACAGGCTTACGCGCTGCTGCACAAGGTCGGGATGCTCGACCACGCCTGGAAGTACCCGCACCAGCTGTCCGGCGGCCAGCAGCAACGTGTGGCCATCGCCCGCGCCTTGATGATGCGCCCGCAGATCATGCTGTTCGACGAGCCCACCTCGGCGCTCGACCCCGAGAAAGTCAACGAAGTGCTGCAGGTCATCGAAGCCCTGGCCGGGGAGGGCATCACCATGGTGATTGTCACCCACGAGATGAACTTCGCCTTCAAGGTCTCCGACCGCATCGTGTTCATGGAAAAGGGCCGCGTGGTTTGCGACGACACGCCCCAGGCCCTGCGCAGCGGCCACAACCCACGCGTGGAGGCGTTCCTCAAGGACGTCTCGCTGGCGTGA
- a CDS encoding RidA family protein, protein MPTHTRIRMFNTKQTYPNQALDNDLCQAVRAGNTLYVRGQIGTDFDGNLVGLGDPRAQAEQAMKNVKQLLEEAGSDLSHIVKTTTYLTDPRYREPVYQEVGKWLKGVFPISTGLVISGLGQPEWLMEIDVIAVVPDDWTV, encoded by the coding sequence ATGCCCACCCACACCCGCATCCGCATGTTCAACACCAAACAGACCTACCCCAACCAGGCGCTGGACAACGACTTGTGCCAGGCCGTGCGCGCCGGCAACACCCTCTATGTGCGCGGCCAGATCGGCACCGATTTCGACGGCAACCTGGTCGGCCTCGGCGACCCGCGTGCGCAAGCCGAGCAGGCGATGAAAAACGTCAAACAACTGCTTGAAGAGGCCGGCTCCGACCTGTCGCACATTGTGAAAACCACCACTTACCTGACCGACCCGCGTTACCGCGAGCCGGTGTATCAGGAAGTGGGCAAGTGGCTCAAAGGCGTGTTCCCGATCTCCACCGGGCTGGTGATTTCCGGCCTGGGCCAGCCGGAATGGCTGATGGAAATCGACGTGATCGCCGTTGTGCCGGATGACTGGACCGTATGA
- a CDS encoding NAD(P)H-quinone oxidoreductase, translating into MKAVIAHEPGGPEVLHGVERPVPTPEAGEVLIRVAAAGVNRPDLMQRSGAPIAPGVTDVLGLEAAGIVVATGPGVDEFAPGDRVMALLNGGGYAEYCVAQAAHCLPVPAGLSLQEAAGVPEAAFTVWHNLFELGRLRSGDSVLIHGAASGVGSFAVQCAHATGARVIATAGGAQKVAMLHALGVWRAVDRHTEDFVEVVNDCTEGRGVDVVLDNVGGPYVARNLAAMAMGGRHVSLSFLQGAKIELDLQVLMRKNLSLTSSTLRPKSHAEKARLAVCIRSRFLPWLASGLVRPQIHTQLPLLQAAEAHRLLEANANVGKVVLTVAQ; encoded by the coding sequence ATGAAGGCGGTGATTGCCCATGAGCCGGGCGGGCCTGAGGTGCTGCACGGCGTGGAGCGCCCGGTGCCGACACCCGAGGCGGGCGAGGTGTTGATTCGCGTGGCCGCCGCAGGCGTCAATCGCCCGGATTTGATGCAACGCAGCGGCGCACCGATTGCGCCTGGCGTCACCGACGTACTCGGCCTGGAAGCGGCGGGCATTGTGGTCGCGACAGGCCCTGGCGTAGACGAGTTTGCCCCTGGCGACCGCGTGATGGCGTTGCTCAACGGCGGCGGCTACGCCGAGTACTGCGTGGCCCAGGCCGCGCACTGCTTGCCTGTGCCGGCGGGGTTATCACTTCAGGAGGCCGCAGGTGTGCCGGAAGCGGCGTTCACCGTGTGGCACAACCTGTTTGAGCTGGGCCGCCTGCGCAGCGGCGACAGCGTGCTGATCCACGGCGCCGCCAGTGGCGTCGGCAGCTTCGCCGTGCAGTGCGCGCACGCCACCGGGGCGCGGGTAATCGCCACCGCCGGCGGCGCGCAGAAAGTCGCGATGCTGCACGCCCTTGGCGTGTGGCGCGCGGTGGATAGACACACTGAAGATTTTGTCGAGGTGGTGAACGACTGCACCGAAGGGCGCGGCGTCGACGTGGTACTGGATAACGTCGGCGGCCCTTATGTCGCACGCAACCTCGCCGCCATGGCAATGGGCGGGCGGCATGTGAGTTTGTCCTTCCTGCAAGGCGCAAAAATCGAGTTGGATTTACAGGTCTTGATGCGCAAAAACCTCAGCCTCACCTCCTCCACCTTGCGCCCCAAAAGTCACGCCGAAAAAGCCCGTTTGGCGGTGTGTATTCGCTCGCGTTTTTTACCTTGGCTCGCCTCCGGCCTGGTGCGTCCGCAAATCCACACGCAGTTGCCCCTGCTTCAAGCCGCCGAGGCCCATCGGCTGCTGGAGGCCAACGCCAACGTCGGCAAAGTCGTGCTGACCGTCGCGCAATAA
- a CDS encoding phytanoyl-CoA dioxygenase family protein produces the protein MIEQAQIEQFQRDGFLVVEGVLSLDEVAALQHDFDLWVEESRSHDQGWGATVDGRARFDLEGDHRADHPSLRRVSSPTEISPAYERVALHSRMAAISAQLVGAGGARFHHSKINSKLPHTATQVKWHQDFLFTPHSNDDIVTALLMVSEVTPQNGPLNVIPGSHKGPLWSHWQDQRFTGSVDDAVVEEHCRQPVACYGPAGSVCFMHTRLLHASSPNETELPRTLFISVYAAEDALPFGENPLPSAHAGLLVAGEESGLVRSTDNHLRLPQKPRGASFFVQQAGQDSATA, from the coding sequence ATGATCGAGCAAGCTCAAATCGAACAATTCCAGCGCGACGGCTTCCTGGTGGTGGAGGGCGTGTTGTCGCTGGACGAAGTGGCCGCGTTGCAACACGACTTCGACCTGTGGGTGGAGGAGAGCCGCAGCCATGACCAGGGCTGGGGTGCCACCGTGGATGGCCGCGCGCGTTTCGACCTGGAAGGCGACCACCGCGCCGATCACCCGTCGTTGCGGCGGGTGAGTTCGCCCACCGAGATTTCCCCGGCGTATGAGCGCGTGGCGCTGCACTCGCGGATGGCGGCGATTTCCGCGCAGTTGGTGGGCGCTGGCGGCGCGCGTTTTCATCACAGCAAGATCAACTCCAAACTGCCGCACACCGCGACGCAGGTGAAGTGGCACCAGGATTTTCTGTTCACGCCGCACAGCAACGACGACATCGTCACTGCCTTGCTGATGGTCAGCGAAGTGACCCCGCAAAACGGCCCACTGAATGTGATCCCCGGCAGCCACAAAGGCCCGTTGTGGTCGCACTGGCAGGACCAGCGTTTTACCGGTTCGGTGGACGATGCCGTGGTCGAAGAACATTGCCGGCAACCGGTCGCCTGCTATGGACCGGCCGGCTCCGTGTGCTTTATGCACACGCGTCTTCTACATGCTTCCAGCCCTAACGAGACCGAACTGCCGCGCACTCTGTTCATCAGCGTCTACGCCGCTGAAGACGCGCTGCCATTCGGCGAAAACCCGCTGCCCAGTGCACACGCCGGCCTGCTGGTGGCCGGTGAAGAAAGTGGCTTGGTGCGTTCCACCGACAACCACCTGCGCTTGCCGCAGAAACCCCGTGGCGCCTCGTTCTTTGTGCAACAGGCCGGCCAAGACTCCGCGACTGCCTAA